A region of Streptomyces sp. NBC_01788 DNA encodes the following proteins:
- a CDS encoding enoyl-CoA hydratase/isomerase family protein, whose amino-acid sequence MSRDAYETLLVEERDDRVVVTLHRPEARNAISGLMIRELHAVCDLLEDDPKLLLLTGHDNVFAGGADIAELLRRGRDEALQGINSRLFERVRRLPMPTVAAVDGWALGGGAELSYACDIRIAGPDAVFGNPEPGLGILAAAGACWRLPELVGESVAKQVLLAGRNLDARAALAAGLVIDVVPAEKLLDEAHALLDRMARSSATALRLTKLVVDAPGAHPVADDLAQAVLFEGQDKQDRMTRFLEKRNRSKA is encoded by the coding sequence GTGAGCCGGGACGCGTACGAGACGCTGCTGGTCGAGGAGCGCGATGACCGGGTCGTGGTGACCCTGCACCGCCCCGAGGCACGCAACGCGATCAGCGGGCTCATGATCCGCGAACTGCACGCGGTGTGCGACCTGTTGGAGGACGACCCGAAGCTGCTGCTGCTCACCGGCCACGACAACGTGTTCGCGGGCGGCGCGGACATCGCGGAGCTGCTGCGGCGGGGCCGGGACGAGGCGCTCCAGGGGATCAACAGCCGCCTGTTCGAGCGGGTGCGCAGGCTGCCCATGCCGACCGTGGCCGCCGTCGACGGCTGGGCGCTGGGCGGCGGGGCGGAGCTGTCCTACGCCTGCGACATCCGTATCGCGGGACCCGACGCCGTCTTCGGCAACCCGGAGCCGGGGCTCGGCATCCTGGCGGCGGCCGGGGCGTGCTGGCGCCTTCCTGAGCTGGTCGGCGAGTCGGTCGCCAAGCAGGTGCTGCTCGCCGGGCGGAACCTGGATGCCCGGGCGGCGCTGGCCGCGGGTCTGGTCATCGACGTCGTACCCGCGGAGAAGCTGCTCGACGAGGCGCACGCGCTGCTGGACCGCATGGCGCGGTCCTCGGCCACCGCGCTGCGTCTGACGAAGCTCGTCGTCGACGCGCCGGGCGCGCACCCGGTCGCCGACGACCTGGCGCAGGCGGTGCTCTTCGAGGGACAGGACAAGCAGGACCGCATGACGCGTTTCCTGGAGAAGAGGAACAGGAGCAAGGCATGA
- a CDS encoding LysR family transcriptional regulator, translating into MDVEALRSFLAVARHRSISKAAADSYVTQPAMSQRLRRLEDSLGFALFQRGWKGAVLTPQGAYFLPYAAQLMRDLSNASAVLGKQDPSRPRSFTEVAGHPHKVVFGVDNWLSERSVRAVVSSALDVYGADEFRVTSRPATTVIDLLELNQLDAGLFYSTEADHPFRTDVIGTEDMALVHPPGTVLEEVSAPAVKELLSRYRFVLFDNPVLTHHARITTTLIETYEISRFHVVDDYRTMHALIRLGECITVVPAGVVLGDGGQRATDLPSSRLPGLLPQINITVGVSDAGRDHGVTEAFAASVARFLDEDPPGTPDAGLPGTG; encoded by the coding sequence GTGGATGTCGAGGCGCTTCGATCTTTCCTGGCCGTGGCCAGGCACCGCAGTATCTCCAAGGCCGCCGCCGACTCGTACGTCACGCAGCCGGCGATGAGCCAGCGGCTGCGGCGGCTGGAGGACAGTCTCGGCTTCGCGTTGTTCCAGCGGGGCTGGAAGGGCGCGGTGCTGACCCCGCAGGGCGCGTACTTCCTGCCGTACGCCGCCCAGCTCATGCGGGACCTGTCCAACGCCTCGGCGGTCCTGGGCAAGCAGGACCCGTCCCGGCCGCGGAGCTTCACCGAGGTGGCCGGACATCCGCACAAGGTCGTGTTCGGCGTGGACAACTGGCTGTCGGAGCGGTCCGTGCGGGCCGTGGTGAGCAGCGCGCTGGACGTGTACGGGGCGGACGAGTTCCGGGTGACCAGCCGGCCCGCCACGACGGTGATCGACCTGCTGGAACTGAACCAGCTGGACGCCGGGCTGTTCTACTCGACGGAAGCCGACCACCCCTTCCGCACGGACGTCATCGGCACCGAGGACATGGCGCTCGTCCACCCGCCGGGAACGGTACTGGAGGAGGTCAGCGCCCCGGCCGTGAAGGAGCTGCTGTCCCGCTACCGGTTCGTGCTGTTCGACAATCCTGTGCTGACCCACCACGCGAGGATCACCACCACACTGATCGAGACGTACGAGATCTCCCGCTTCCACGTGGTGGACGACTACCGGACCATGCACGCGCTGATCCGCCTGGGGGAGTGCATCACCGTGGTCCCGGCCGGTGTCGTTCTCGGCGACGGGGGGCAGCGGGCGACGGACCTTCCCTCGTCCCGGCTGCCCGGACTGCTTCCGCAGATCAACATCACGGTGGGGGTCAGTGACGCGGGCCGGGACCACGGGGTGACCGAGGCGTTCGCCGCGTCCGTCGCCCGGTTCCTCGACGAGGACCCGCCCGGCACCCCGGACGCGGGTCTGCCCGGGACGGGGTGA
- the paaK gene encoding phenylacetate--CoA ligase PaaK, with the protein MSSEVTAPADQGPRLGQPLPDELLDSGERLTREELRDVQLSRLRVTLRHAYDNVELYRRKFDAAGVTPDDCRSLEDLARFPFTTKADLRETYPFGMFAVPMSEVRRIHASSGTTGRPTVVGYTENDLSTWADLIARSIRAAGGRRGHKVHISYGYGLFTGGLGAHYGAERAGCTVIPASGGMTARQVQIIRDFEPEIIMVTPSYMLTLLDEFERQGVDPRTSSLKVGIFGAEPWTEAMRREIEERMDIHAVDIYGLSEVMGPGVAQECVDTKDGLHIWEDHFCPEVVDPITGEVLPDGESGELVFTSLTKEALPIIRYRTRDLTRLLPGTARPAFRRMEKITGRCDDMIILRGVNVFPSQIEEVVLRVPGVAPHFQIQLTQRGRMDHMTVHIEARPGVGPEQRETAARIITKGVKDSVGISVEVCVVEPETLERSVGKIRRVRDLRKG; encoded by the coding sequence ATGAGCAGCGAAGTCACGGCCCCGGCGGATCAGGGGCCCCGGCTGGGGCAGCCCCTCCCGGACGAGCTGCTGGACAGCGGCGAGCGCCTGACCCGCGAGGAGCTCCGCGATGTGCAGCTCAGCCGGCTTCGCGTGACCCTCCGCCACGCCTACGACAACGTCGAGCTGTACCGCAGGAAGTTCGACGCGGCCGGCGTGACGCCCGACGACTGCCGCTCCCTCGAGGACCTGGCCCGCTTCCCCTTCACCACCAAGGCCGACCTGCGCGAGACGTACCCCTTCGGGATGTTCGCCGTCCCCATGTCCGAGGTCCGGCGCATCCACGCCTCCAGCGGCACCACCGGCCGCCCCACCGTGGTCGGCTACACCGAGAACGACCTGTCGACCTGGGCCGACCTCATCGCCCGCTCCATCCGCGCCGCGGGCGGCCGGCGCGGCCACAAGGTCCATATCTCCTACGGTTACGGCCTCTTCACCGGCGGCCTCGGCGCGCACTACGGAGCCGAGCGCGCCGGATGCACCGTGATCCCCGCCTCCGGCGGCATGACCGCGCGCCAGGTGCAGATCATCCGGGACTTCGAACCCGAGATCATCATGGTCACGCCCTCCTACATGCTGACCCTGCTCGACGAGTTCGAGCGGCAGGGCGTGGACCCGCGTACCAGCTCCCTGAAGGTCGGCATCTTCGGCGCCGAGCCCTGGACGGAGGCGATGCGGCGCGAGATCGAGGAGCGCATGGACATCCACGCCGTCGACATCTACGGCCTCTCGGAGGTCATGGGCCCGGGTGTGGCGCAGGAGTGCGTGGACACCAAGGACGGCCTGCACATCTGGGAGGACCACTTCTGTCCCGAGGTCGTCGACCCGATCACCGGTGAGGTGCTGCCCGACGGCGAGAGCGGCGAGCTGGTGTTCACCTCGCTGACGAAGGAAGCCCTGCCGATCATCCGGTACCGCACGCGTGACCTCACCCGCCTGCTGCCCGGCACCGCGCGGCCCGCCTTCCGCCGTATGGAGAAGATCACCGGCCGCTGCGACGACATGATCATCCTGCGGGGTGTGAACGTGTTCCCGAGCCAGATCGAGGAGGTCGTGCTGCGGGTGCCCGGCGTCGCGCCGCACTTCCAGATCCAGTTGACCCAGCGCGGCCGCATGGATCACATGACGGTCCACATCGAGGCCCGCCCCGGCGTCGGCCCGGAGCAGCGCGAGACGGCGGCCAGGATCATCACCAAGGGTGTGAAGGACTCGGTCGGCATCAGCGTCGAGGTGTGCGTGGTCGAGCCGGAGACCCTGGAGCGCTCGGTGGGCAAGATCCGCCGGGTCCGGGACCTGCGCAAGGGATGA
- a CDS encoding antitoxin, which yields MFDQLKSLKGKVEGIAEAHGDKISDGLEKVGEFVDGKTGGKHSSTIDTVVDKAQDAVDKLGKHKD from the coding sequence ATGTTCGACCAGCTGAAGAGCCTGAAGGGCAAGGTCGAGGGCATCGCCGAAGCCCACGGCGACAAGATCTCCGACGGCCTGGAGAAGGTCGGCGAGTTCGTCGACGGCAAGACCGGCGGCAAGCACAGCAGCACGATCGACACCGTCGTCGACAAGGCCCAGGACGCCGTGGACAAGCTGGGCAAGCACAAGGACTGA
- a CDS encoding PHP domain-containing protein has protein sequence MGHGHSHAHGHHHHHDHTHGTGDGSLPPALDLDVPDAELTPDQLSRRSMLRRTGLLGAGLAAGSVLAGAGQAAASQSQGDQGQNQNQQSSQPARSGGYLWLAGDHHIHTQYSSDGKYRVVDHVRQANAHGLDWMVITDHGSEQHAKIGVEKVNPDIVAARGKISDTLVFQGLEWNIPAAEHGTVFVHPGSNEVAVLKEFENSFDGAVKKATASTPANEALAIAGVDFLAEQVKRRKVKDALFLANHPARKGIDSPHEIRAWRDAQPTIAVGMEGAPGHQAAGLPAPNGPGSGRGYYDNSPGADSFSGYPLESYRTWGGFDWMTATVGGLWDSLLAEGKPWWITANSDSHSVYADSSVRGPGSDFDARGRYEDPVHGGGLNLGDGDFWPGQYSRTHVGAASFSYQAVMDGIRAGRVWVDHGGLISGLNAQLRSGGKAVTLGDALHVRRGSQVDLVVEISLAGGPNWAQFVPTLARVDVIQGAVTGRVSDKDVFITPDTKVVKSFEVNKSTGSVRLTYSLGRVDKPVYVRLRGTDGNRSAVGLRGAAVDPAGPAMDVVGDADPWKDLWFYSNPMWVLPA, from the coding sequence ATGGGCCACGGCCACAGTCACGCCCACGGGCATCACCACCACCACGACCACACGCACGGTACGGGCGATGGATCCCTGCCGCCGGCGCTCGACCTCGACGTCCCCGACGCCGAATTGACGCCCGACCAGCTCTCCCGCCGGTCCATGCTGCGCCGCACCGGCCTGCTCGGCGCCGGACTGGCGGCGGGCAGCGTGCTCGCAGGCGCCGGACAGGCGGCCGCGTCCCAGTCCCAGGGCGACCAGGGCCAGAACCAGAACCAGCAGTCCTCCCAGCCCGCCCGCTCCGGGGGCTACCTGTGGCTGGCCGGCGACCACCACATCCACACCCAGTACAGCTCCGACGGCAAGTACCGGGTCGTCGACCACGTGCGCCAGGCCAACGCGCACGGCCTGGACTGGATGGTCATCACCGACCACGGCAGCGAGCAGCACGCCAAGATCGGCGTGGAGAAGGTCAACCCGGACATCGTCGCCGCCCGCGGGAAGATCAGCGACACGCTCGTCTTCCAGGGCCTGGAGTGGAACATCCCGGCCGCCGAGCACGGCACCGTCTTCGTCCACCCCGGCAGCAACGAGGTCGCCGTGCTGAAGGAGTTCGAGAACTCCTTCGACGGGGCCGTGAAGAAGGCCACGGCCTCCACCCCCGCCAACGAGGCGCTCGCCATCGCGGGTGTCGACTTCCTCGCCGAGCAGGTCAAGCGCCGCAAGGTCAAGGACGCCCTGTTCCTGGCCAACCACCCCGCCCGCAAGGGCATCGACTCCCCGCACGAGATCCGTGCCTGGCGCGACGCGCAGCCGACGATCGCCGTCGGCATGGAGGGCGCCCCCGGCCACCAGGCCGCTGGCCTGCCCGCGCCGAACGGACCCGGCTCGGGCCGGGGCTACTACGACAACAGCCCCGGCGCCGACTCCTTCTCCGGCTACCCGCTGGAGAGTTACCGCACCTGGGGCGGCTTCGACTGGATGACCGCGACCGTCGGCGGCCTCTGGGACAGCCTGCTGGCCGAGGGCAAGCCGTGGTGGATCACCGCCAACTCCGACTCCCACAGCGTCTACGCCGACTCCTCCGTCCGCGGGCCGGGCAGCGACTTCGACGCCAGGGGCCGCTACGAGGACCCGGTCCACGGCGGCGGACTGAACCTGGGCGACGGCGACTTCTGGCCCGGCCAGTACTCCCGCACCCACGTCGGTGCCGCCTCCTTCTCCTACCAGGCGGTCATGGACGGCATCCGGGCCGGCCGGGTCTGGGTCGACCACGGCGGACTGATCAGCGGCCTCAACGCCCAGCTGCGCTCCGGCGGCAAGGCCGTCACCCTCGGCGACGCGCTGCACGTGCGCCGTGGCAGCCAGGTCGACCTGGTCGTCGAGATCAGCCTCGCGGGCGGCCCCAACTGGGCGCAGTTCGTGCCGACGCTGGCCCGCGTCGACGTGATCCAGGGTGCCGTCACGGGCCGGGTCTCCGACAAGGACGTGTTCATCACCCCGGACACGAAGGTCGTCAAGTCCTTCGAGGTGAACAAGTCCACCGGCTCGGTGCGGCTGACGTACTCCCTCGGCCGCGTGGACAAGCCGGTGTACGTGCGGCTGCGCGGCACCGACGGGAACCGCTCGGCGGTCGGTCTGCGAGGTGCCGCCGTGGACCCGGCCGGACCGGCGATGGACGTGGTCGGCGACGCCGACCCGTGGAAGGACCTGTGGTTCTACTCCAACCCGATGTGGGTCCTGCCCGCATGA
- a CDS encoding DoxX family protein: MLTNRILYRPSRATEPVAPHTGAVTGTAADCGLLLVRLTFGLLMAGHGAQKLFGLFGGSGLTGTGQGFAALGYRPGKLFAAIAGLSEFLGGLGLALGLLTPLAAAALIGVMINAMVTVTGAHGLWDTDGGVEYNIGIAVVALGIAAIGPGRLALDRFFRWGFGGWREAAVALGLGGAGAAVALAL, from the coding sequence ATGTTGACGAATCGCATTCTGTACCGTCCCTCCCGTGCCACGGAGCCGGTGGCACCGCACACCGGCGCGGTCACGGGGACCGCCGCCGACTGCGGTCTGCTGCTCGTCAGGCTCACCTTCGGCCTGCTGATGGCCGGGCACGGCGCGCAGAAACTCTTCGGGCTCTTCGGGGGGAGCGGCCTGACCGGGACCGGTCAGGGGTTCGCCGCCCTCGGCTACCGCCCGGGAAAGCTGTTCGCCGCGATCGCCGGTCTGTCGGAGTTCCTGGGCGGCCTCGGTCTCGCCCTCGGGCTGCTGACCCCGCTCGCGGCCGCCGCCCTGATCGGCGTCATGATCAACGCGATGGTGACCGTCACCGGCGCCCACGGCCTGTGGGATACGGACGGCGGTGTGGAATACAACATCGGCATCGCCGTCGTCGCCCTGGGGATCGCCGCGATCGGACCGGGCCGGCTGGCCCTCGACCGGTTCTTCCGATGGGGCTTCGGCGGCTGGCGGGAGGCGGCCGTCGCCCTGGGCCTGGGCGGCGCGGGCGCCGCGGTCGCGCTCGCTCTCTAG
- a CDS encoding DUF6529 family protein, which yields MTEQTGARTRRPARTVAGLLAALLPLAVAVGLYAFGRTHTPDYTSGLFGRHGVGVYDLKARLGSALMALALVQLLLGLWMYRRLPGAGAAPHRVHPAHRLIGLLAFLLSLPIAYHCITAYGVKFTSSRVAVHSITGCVLYGAFVAKVLVVHSRRLPGWALPAAGGVLVTAVALMWYTAALWFFAGSAPGF from the coding sequence ATGACCGAGCAGACGGGCGCGCGGACGCGTCGTCCCGCACGAACGGTGGCGGGCTTGCTGGCTGCTCTGCTGCCGCTCGCGGTCGCGGTGGGGCTGTACGCGTTCGGCCGCACGCACACACCCGACTACACCAGCGGCCTGTTCGGGCGGCACGGCGTCGGTGTCTACGATCTCAAGGCGCGCCTGGGCAGCGCCCTGATGGCACTCGCGCTCGTCCAACTGCTGCTCGGGCTGTGGATGTACCGGCGCCTGCCGGGAGCGGGAGCCGCGCCGCACCGGGTGCACCCCGCACACCGGCTCATCGGCCTCCTCGCCTTTCTGCTCTCGCTGCCCATCGCCTACCACTGCATCACCGCCTACGGAGTCAAGTTCACGAGCAGCCGAGTGGCGGTGCACTCCATCACGGGCTGCGTCCTGTACGGCGCGTTCGTCGCCAAGGTGCTGGTGGTCCACAGCCGCCGACTGCCCGGTTGGGCGCTTCCGGCCGCCGGCGGCGTCCTGGTCACCGCTGTCGCACTGATGTGGTACACAGCCGCTTTGTGGTTCTTCGCCGGCTCCGCCCCCGGCTTCTGA
- the paaN gene encoding phenylacetic acid degradation protein PaaN, with translation MPHTTPEPVDFFARHRELLETAVAATESRDHWTPYPESPSKSVYGEEAPKLGEAAFRDQMGKPFELPGHPGEGTVQATETSPYGFGLGIGYPRVRPEEAVAAAKAATGPWRDAGPDVRAGVAAEILARLNAAGFENAHAVQHTTGQAFVMAFQAGGPHAQDRGLEAVAYAWAEQKRHPRSARWTKPQRKGGDLVMDKKFTPVGRGVSLLIACNTFPTWNSYPGLFASLVTGNPVVIKPHPGAVLPLALTVRTAREVLAEAGFDPNLVILAAEEPGERTAGLLALHPDVRIIDFTGSTEFGDWLETNARQAAVYTEKAGLNTVVLDSTDDYRGLLGNLAFSLSLYSGQMCTTPQNLLIPRAGIATDQGVRTADEFAADLGAALDKLLGDPARAAGTLGAVVNDGVLDRLEKAAALGITAHASQPVEHPEFPQATIRTPLVARLDAEADEETYTREWFGPVSFVIGTDSTEHSLRILRETVRAHGALTAAVHSTSEEVLAAAESAALDAGVHLSENLTGGVFVNQSAAFSDFHGSAANPAASATLSDPAFVTGRFATLQSRRPAAIEESTHA, from the coding sequence ATGCCCCACACCACTCCCGAGCCCGTCGACTTCTTCGCCCGCCACCGAGAGTTGCTGGAGACGGCGGTCGCGGCCACCGAGAGCCGGGACCACTGGACCCCGTACCCGGAGTCGCCCAGCAAGTCGGTGTACGGCGAGGAGGCCCCGAAGCTCGGTGAGGCCGCTTTCCGGGACCAGATGGGCAAGCCGTTCGAGCTGCCCGGACACCCCGGCGAGGGGACCGTGCAGGCCACCGAGACCTCCCCCTACGGCTTCGGCCTCGGCATCGGCTACCCCCGCGTCCGGCCCGAGGAGGCGGTGGCCGCCGCCAAGGCCGCCACGGGCCCCTGGCGCGACGCGGGCCCGGATGTCCGCGCCGGTGTCGCCGCCGAGATCCTGGCCCGGCTCAACGCGGCCGGCTTCGAGAACGCGCACGCCGTGCAGCACACCACCGGACAGGCCTTCGTCATGGCGTTCCAGGCGGGCGGCCCGCACGCGCAGGACCGCGGCCTGGAGGCCGTCGCCTACGCCTGGGCGGAGCAGAAGCGGCACCCGCGCTCCGCGCGCTGGACCAAGCCCCAGCGCAAGGGCGGGGACCTGGTGATGGACAAGAAGTTCACGCCGGTCGGACGCGGTGTCTCGCTGCTGATCGCCTGCAACACCTTCCCCACCTGGAACAGCTATCCGGGCCTGTTCGCCAGCCTGGTCACCGGCAACCCCGTGGTGATCAAGCCGCACCCGGGCGCCGTACTGCCGCTGGCGCTCACCGTGCGCACCGCCCGCGAGGTCCTCGCCGAGGCCGGCTTCGACCCCAACCTCGTGATCCTGGCCGCCGAGGAGCCCGGCGAGCGGACCGCTGGCCTCCTCGCGCTCCACCCGGACGTGCGCATCATCGACTTCACCGGCTCCACGGAGTTCGGCGACTGGCTGGAGACCAACGCCCGCCAGGCCGCCGTGTACACCGAGAAGGCGGGTCTGAACACGGTCGTCCTGGACTCCACCGACGACTACCGCGGGCTGCTGGGCAATCTCGCCTTCTCACTGTCCCTGTACAGCGGCCAGATGTGCACCACCCCGCAGAACCTGCTGATCCCCCGCGCCGGCATCGCCACCGACCAGGGCGTCAGGACCGCCGACGAGTTCGCCGCCGATCTGGGGGCCGCGCTGGACAAGCTCCTCGGCGACCCGGCCCGCGCGGCCGGCACGCTCGGCGCCGTCGTCAACGACGGCGTGCTCGACCGACTGGAGAAGGCGGCGGCGCTTGGCATCACGGCGCACGCCTCGCAGCCGGTGGAGCACCCCGAGTTCCCGCAGGCCACCATCCGTACGCCGCTGGTGGCGCGCCTGGACGCGGAGGCGGACGAGGAGACGTACACCCGCGAGTGGTTCGGGCCCGTCTCCTTCGTCATCGGCACCGACTCCACCGAGCACAGCCTGCGGATCCTCCGGGAGACGGTGCGCGCCCACGGCGCGCTGACCGCCGCCGTGCACTCCACGAGCGAAGAGGTCCTGGCCGCCGCCGAGTCGGCGGCCCTGGACGCGGGGGTGCATCTGTCGGAGAACCTCACCGGCGGCGTCTTCGTCAACCAGTCCGCGGCCTTCAGCGACTTCCACGGCAGCGCCGCCAACCCCGCGGCCAGCGCCACCCTGTCCGACCCCGCGTTCGTCACCGGCCGCTTCGCGACGCTCCAGTCGCGCCGCCCCGCCGCCATCGAGGAGAGCACCCATGCCTGA
- a CDS encoding thiolase family protein, with product MPDEVYLIDGARTPQGRYGGALASVRPDDLAALVVGEAVRRAAIPAEAVDEVILGAANQAGEDNRDVARMAVLLAGLPHTVPGYTVNRLCASGLTAVASAAQAIRSGEADLVVAGGVESMTRAPWVMEKPGTPWAKPGQVHDTSLGWRFTNPRFAAADRAVPAGAGPDTVRTTLSMGETAEEVAALDGITRADSDAFALRSHQRAVAAQDAGHFDREIVPVPVKDGLVERDEGPRPSTTLEKLGSLRTIFRKDGIVTAGSSSPLSDGASALVVASAAAVERYGLTPRARVVTSASAGVQPNLMGLGPVPATQKALARAGWQTADLDAVELNEAFAAQALAVVRRLKLDEDRVNADGGAIALGHPLGCSGARILLTLLGRLEREDARRGLATLCVGVGQGVAMLVERV from the coding sequence ATGCCTGACGAGGTCTACCTGATCGACGGGGCCCGCACCCCGCAGGGCCGCTACGGCGGCGCCCTGGCCTCCGTCCGCCCCGACGACCTGGCGGCGCTGGTGGTCGGTGAGGCCGTGCGCCGCGCCGCGATCCCGGCCGAGGCCGTGGACGAGGTGATCCTGGGCGCCGCCAACCAGGCGGGCGAGGACAACCGCGACGTGGCACGCATGGCGGTGCTGCTCGCCGGGCTCCCGCACACCGTGCCCGGCTACACCGTCAACCGGCTGTGCGCCTCGGGTCTGACCGCGGTCGCCTCGGCGGCCCAGGCGATCCGGTCCGGCGAGGCCGACCTGGTCGTCGCGGGCGGCGTGGAGTCGATGACCCGCGCCCCGTGGGTGATGGAGAAGCCGGGCACCCCGTGGGCCAAGCCGGGCCAGGTGCACGACACGTCCCTGGGCTGGCGCTTCACCAACCCGCGCTTCGCAGCCGCCGACCGCGCGGTGCCCGCCGGGGCCGGTCCGGACACGGTGCGGACGACCCTGTCGATGGGTGAGACGGCCGAGGAGGTCGCTGCCCTCGACGGCATCACCCGCGCCGACTCCGACGCCTTCGCGCTGCGCAGCCACCAGCGGGCCGTCGCCGCGCAGGACGCCGGGCACTTCGACCGCGAGATCGTCCCGGTCCCGGTGAAGGACGGACTGGTGGAGCGCGACGAGGGCCCGCGCCCGTCGACGACGCTCGAGAAGCTGGGCTCCCTGCGCACCATCTTCCGCAAGGACGGCATCGTCACCGCGGGCTCGTCCTCCCCGCTGTCCGACGGGGCGTCGGCGCTGGTCGTGGCGAGCGCGGCGGCCGTTGAGCGGTACGGACTCACCCCGCGCGCCCGCGTCGTCACCTCCGCCTCGGCCGGGGTGCAGCCCAACCTCATGGGCCTCGGCCCGGTTCCCGCCACGCAGAAGGCGCTGGCTCGCGCCGGCTGGCAGACCGCGGACCTGGACGCCGTCGAGCTCAACGAGGCGTTCGCCGCGCAGGCACTGGCCGTCGTACGCCGGCTCAAGCTCGACGAGGACCGCGTCAACGCCGACGGCGGCGCCATCGCGCTCGGCCATCCGCTGGGCTGCTCGGGCGCCCGCATCCTGCTCACGCTGCTCGGCCGCCTGGAGCGCGAGGACGCCCGCCGGGGCCTGGCAACCCTGTGCGTGGGCGTGGGCCAGGGCGTGGCGATGCTGGTGGAGCGCGTGTGA
- the ypfJ gene encoding KPN_02809 family neutral zinc metallopeptidase: MEFRDDVDLDASQVDDLGSSGGGIPGGGLTIGGGVIGVVVLVAALFLGVNPASLLNGGGSNSAASQPGENLKEKCRKGSSANELEKCRVVGVVNSIQRYWQGALPEHFQQTYSKAGTKLVSGTWNTGCGRATSAMGPFYCPADRGVYLDLGFFRELEDRFGAKGGPFAQAYVIGHEYGHHVQNLLGTMNRAGRDRTGADSGSVRLELQADCYAGVWAKNAVTTGFFEKPFTDAEIREALDAAEAVGDDRIQERTQGRVDPEGWTHGSSQQRVHWFTTGYTTGSPARCDTFTGAI, translated from the coding sequence ATGGAATTCCGCGATGACGTGGATCTTGATGCTTCTCAGGTCGATGACCTCGGCAGCAGCGGCGGTGGCATTCCCGGAGGCGGGCTCACCATCGGAGGCGGCGTCATCGGCGTCGTCGTCCTGGTCGCCGCGCTGTTCCTGGGCGTCAACCCGGCGAGTCTCCTGAACGGCGGCGGCTCGAACTCCGCCGCCTCGCAGCCGGGCGAGAACCTGAAGGAGAAGTGCCGCAAGGGCAGCAGCGCCAACGAGTTGGAGAAGTGCCGCGTGGTGGGTGTGGTCAACAGCATCCAGCGCTACTGGCAGGGCGCTCTTCCCGAGCACTTCCAGCAGACGTACAGCAAGGCCGGAACCAAACTGGTCTCCGGCACCTGGAACACGGGGTGCGGCCGGGCCACGTCCGCCATGGGCCCGTTCTACTGCCCGGCCGACCGCGGCGTCTACCTCGACCTCGGCTTCTTCCGTGAGCTGGAGGACCGGTTCGGCGCCAAGGGCGGTCCCTTCGCGCAGGCGTACGTCATCGGCCACGAGTACGGGCACCACGTGCAGAACCTGCTGGGCACCATGAACCGCGCCGGCCGGGACCGCACGGGAGCCGACAGCGGCTCGGTCCGGCTGGAGCTCCAGGCCGACTGCTACGCCGGAGTCTGGGCCAAGAACGCCGTCACCACCGGCTTCTTCGAAAAGCCTTTCACCGACGCCGAGATCCGCGAGGCCCTCGACGCCGCGGAGGCCGTCGGCGACGACCGCATCCAGGAACGCACCCAGGGCCGCGTCGACCCGGAGGGCTGGACCCACGGCAGCTCGCAGCAGCGGGTCCACTGGTTCACCACCGGGTACACCACGGGCTCCCCGGCCCGGTGCGACACCTTCACCGGCGCCATCTGA
- the paaI gene encoding hydroxyphenylacetyl-CoA thioesterase PaaI, with product MTQATDVDPGPVETMFAADLASRNLGIELTHHGQGTAEVRMTVTPAMVNGHGIAHGGYIFLLADTAFACACNSHGPVTVAAAADIDFIAPAREGDVLVATACERTRYGRSGIYDVSVRRITDVPREARSVEGGGGRRAGEEVIAEFRGRSRSLRSEKTKESQ from the coding sequence GTGACGCAGGCCACTGACGTCGACCCCGGTCCGGTCGAGACGATGTTCGCCGCGGACCTGGCCTCCCGTAATCTCGGCATCGAGCTGACGCACCACGGCCAAGGAACCGCCGAGGTGCGGATGACCGTGACGCCGGCGATGGTCAACGGGCATGGGATCGCCCACGGCGGCTACATCTTCCTGCTCGCCGACACCGCGTTCGCCTGCGCCTGCAACAGCCACGGGCCCGTGACGGTCGCCGCGGCGGCCGACATCGACTTCATCGCCCCGGCCCGCGAGGGCGACGTCCTCGTGGCGACGGCCTGCGAGCGCACCCGGTACGGGCGCAGCGGGATCTATGACGTGAGCGTGCGGCGTATCACCGACGTCCCGCGCGAAGCGCGGTCCGTCGAGGGTGGTGGCGGCAGACGGGCGGGCGAAGAGGTGATCGCGGAGTTCCGCGGGCGCAGCCGCAGCCTACGAAGCGAGAAGACGAAGGAGTCGCAATGA